One window of Bos indicus isolate NIAB-ARS_2022 breed Sahiwal x Tharparkar chromosome 18, NIAB-ARS_B.indTharparkar_mat_pri_1.0, whole genome shotgun sequence genomic DNA carries:
- the ZNF324 gene encoding zinc finger protein 324A isoform X1 has product MAAAAAQPDQEQALVFRPVGRALVGSPLLAAKGGLMAFEDVAVHFSQEEWGLLDTAQRALYRRVMLENFALLASLGLSVSRPRVVTQLECGNEPWVLSGADVTLAWDAQRRPHHGSPPLVEDGCVSGEAPFPGAFGDGSPLAPARVLPTAGACERGKIPEGRRSISPSRERRPTGVSVIYWERLRLGPGRGDASVSLRLTSSLRPPPGDKALAEHPTPSQPPRVSERRKPWAREAPGGAFSSAPGAPGARGMGPAWREPPGWAELSEALQPGPGLLSGEKPFECRACSKVFVKSSDLLKHLRTHTGERPYECTQCGKAFSQTSHLTQHQRIHSGETPYSCLACGQAFRHSSSLVRHQRIHTAEKAFRCAECGKAFSHRSNLSQHRKIHAGGRPYACARCGRSFCRNSHLIQHERTHTGEKPFACALCGAAFSQGSSLFKHRRVHTGEKPFACAQCGRAFSHSSNLRQHRLLHTGERPFRCADCGKAFAKGAVLLSHRRIHTGEKPFVCAHCGRAFRERPALFHHQRLHTGEKPARRPRAGPRPPSRPPSGASPEGALGREAGLPATSGPATILRTTEA; this is encoded by the exons atggcggcggcggcggcgcagcCCGACCAGGAACAG GCCCTGGTGTTCCGGCCGGTTGGGCGTGCACTCGTGGGATCCCCACTTCTTGCAGCTAAGGGG GGCCTAATGGCCTTTGAGGATGTGGCCGTGCACTTCTCCCAGGAGGAGTGGGGGCTCCTGGATACAGCGCAGAGGGCTCTGTACCGCCGGGTGATGCTGGAGAACTTCGCCCTCCTGGCCTCGCTGG GCCTGTCTGTGTCCCGGCCCCGTGTGGTCACGCAGCTGGAGTGCGGCAACGAGCCCTGGGTTCTCAGTGGGGCGGACGTGACCTTGGCCTGGGATGCCCAGAGGAGGCCCCACCACG GCTCCCCTCCTCTGGTGGAGGACGGTTGTGTTTCTGGAGAAGCCCCATTCCCAGGGGCCTTCGGGGATGGCTCCCCTCTGGcgcctgccagggtcctccccACCGCGGGTGCCTGTGAGCGCGGGAAGATCCCGGAGGGTCGGCGCAGCATCTCCCCTTCCCGGGAGAGGAGACCCACCGGGGTGTCCGTGATCTACTGGGAGAGGCTCCGGCTGGGGCCGGGCAGGGGCGACGCCAGCGTGAGCCTCCGGCTGACCTCTTCTCTGCGGCCGCCACCTGGGGACAAGGCCCTCGCAGAGCACCCCACGCCCAGCCAGCCACCCCGGGTGTCAGAGCGGCGGAAGCCCTGGGCACGCGAGGCCCCCGGGGGAGCCTTCTCGAGTGCTCCCGGGGCTCCAGGAGCGCGAGGGATGGGCCCGGCCTGGCGCGAGCCTCCCGGCTGGGCCGAGCTGAGTGAGGCACTGCAGCCCGGGCCTGGCCTCCTCTCTGGGGAGAAGCCCTTCGAGTGCAGGGCGTGCAGCAAGGTGTTCGTGAAGAGCTCCGACCTGCTCAAGCACCTGCGCACACACACCGGGGAGCGGCCGTACGAGTGCACGCAGTGCGGCAAAGCCTTCAGCCAGACGTCGCACCTGACGCAGCACCAGCGCATCCACAGCGGGGAGACCCCCTACAGCTGCCTGGCTTGCGGGCAGGCCTTCCGGCACAGCTCGTCGCTGGTGCGGCACCAGCGCATCCACACGGCCGAGAAGGCCTTCCGATGCGCCGAGTGCGGCAAGGCCTTCAGCCACCGCTCCAACCTCAGCCAGCACCGCAAGATCCATGCGGGCGGCCGGCCCTACGCGTGCGCGCGCTGTGGACGCAGCTTCTGCCGCAACTCGCACCTCATCCAGCACGAGCGCACgcacacgggcgagaagccctTCGCCTGCGCGCTCTGTGGGGCTGCCTTCAGCCAGGGCTCGTCGCTCTTCAAGCACCGGCGCGTGCACACGGGCGAGAAACCCTTCGCCTGCGCGCAGTGCGGCCGCGCCTTCAGCCACAGCTCCAACCTGCGGCAGCACCGGCTGCTGCACACGGGCGAGCGGCCCTTCCGCTGCGCGGACTGCGGCAAGGCCTTCGCCAAGGGCGCCGTTCTGCTCAGCCACCGGCGCATCCACACGGGCGAGAAGCCGTTCGTGTGTGCGCACTGCGGACGCGCCTTCCGCGAGCGCCCGGCCCTCTTCCACCACCAGAGGCTCCACACCGGCGAGAAGCCGGCACGGCGGCCCCGGGCTGGCCCGCGCCCCCCGTCCAGGCCGCCTTCGGGGGCATCGCCCGAGGGCGCGCTGGGGCGGGAAGCCGGGCTCCCCGCCACCTCGGGGCCAGCCACCATCCTGAGAACCACTGAGGCCTGA
- the ZNF324 gene encoding zinc finger protein 324A isoform X2 gives MAAAAAQPDQEQGLMAFEDVAVHFSQEEWGLLDTAQRALYRRVMLENFALLASLGLSVSRPRVVTQLECGNEPWVLSGADVTLAWDAQRRPHHGSPPLVEDGCVSGEAPFPGAFGDGSPLAPARVLPTAGACERGKIPEGRRSISPSRERRPTGVSVIYWERLRLGPGRGDASVSLRLTSSLRPPPGDKALAEHPTPSQPPRVSERRKPWAREAPGGAFSSAPGAPGARGMGPAWREPPGWAELSEALQPGPGLLSGEKPFECRACSKVFVKSSDLLKHLRTHTGERPYECTQCGKAFSQTSHLTQHQRIHSGETPYSCLACGQAFRHSSSLVRHQRIHTAEKAFRCAECGKAFSHRSNLSQHRKIHAGGRPYACARCGRSFCRNSHLIQHERTHTGEKPFACALCGAAFSQGSSLFKHRRVHTGEKPFACAQCGRAFSHSSNLRQHRLLHTGERPFRCADCGKAFAKGAVLLSHRRIHTGEKPFVCAHCGRAFRERPALFHHQRLHTGEKPARRPRAGPRPPSRPPSGASPEGALGREAGLPATSGPATILRTTEA, from the exons atggcggcggcggcggcgcagcCCGACCAGGAACAG GGCCTAATGGCCTTTGAGGATGTGGCCGTGCACTTCTCCCAGGAGGAGTGGGGGCTCCTGGATACAGCGCAGAGGGCTCTGTACCGCCGGGTGATGCTGGAGAACTTCGCCCTCCTGGCCTCGCTGG GCCTGTCTGTGTCCCGGCCCCGTGTGGTCACGCAGCTGGAGTGCGGCAACGAGCCCTGGGTTCTCAGTGGGGCGGACGTGACCTTGGCCTGGGATGCCCAGAGGAGGCCCCACCACG GCTCCCCTCCTCTGGTGGAGGACGGTTGTGTTTCTGGAGAAGCCCCATTCCCAGGGGCCTTCGGGGATGGCTCCCCTCTGGcgcctgccagggtcctccccACCGCGGGTGCCTGTGAGCGCGGGAAGATCCCGGAGGGTCGGCGCAGCATCTCCCCTTCCCGGGAGAGGAGACCCACCGGGGTGTCCGTGATCTACTGGGAGAGGCTCCGGCTGGGGCCGGGCAGGGGCGACGCCAGCGTGAGCCTCCGGCTGACCTCTTCTCTGCGGCCGCCACCTGGGGACAAGGCCCTCGCAGAGCACCCCACGCCCAGCCAGCCACCCCGGGTGTCAGAGCGGCGGAAGCCCTGGGCACGCGAGGCCCCCGGGGGAGCCTTCTCGAGTGCTCCCGGGGCTCCAGGAGCGCGAGGGATGGGCCCGGCCTGGCGCGAGCCTCCCGGCTGGGCCGAGCTGAGTGAGGCACTGCAGCCCGGGCCTGGCCTCCTCTCTGGGGAGAAGCCCTTCGAGTGCAGGGCGTGCAGCAAGGTGTTCGTGAAGAGCTCCGACCTGCTCAAGCACCTGCGCACACACACCGGGGAGCGGCCGTACGAGTGCACGCAGTGCGGCAAAGCCTTCAGCCAGACGTCGCACCTGACGCAGCACCAGCGCATCCACAGCGGGGAGACCCCCTACAGCTGCCTGGCTTGCGGGCAGGCCTTCCGGCACAGCTCGTCGCTGGTGCGGCACCAGCGCATCCACACGGCCGAGAAGGCCTTCCGATGCGCCGAGTGCGGCAAGGCCTTCAGCCACCGCTCCAACCTCAGCCAGCACCGCAAGATCCATGCGGGCGGCCGGCCCTACGCGTGCGCGCGCTGTGGACGCAGCTTCTGCCGCAACTCGCACCTCATCCAGCACGAGCGCACgcacacgggcgagaagccctTCGCCTGCGCGCTCTGTGGGGCTGCCTTCAGCCAGGGCTCGTCGCTCTTCAAGCACCGGCGCGTGCACACGGGCGAGAAACCCTTCGCCTGCGCGCAGTGCGGCCGCGCCTTCAGCCACAGCTCCAACCTGCGGCAGCACCGGCTGCTGCACACGGGCGAGCGGCCCTTCCGCTGCGCGGACTGCGGCAAGGCCTTCGCCAAGGGCGCCGTTCTGCTCAGCCACCGGCGCATCCACACGGGCGAGAAGCCGTTCGTGTGTGCGCACTGCGGACGCGCCTTCCGCGAGCGCCCGGCCCTCTTCCACCACCAGAGGCTCCACACCGGCGAGAAGCCGGCACGGCGGCCCCGGGCTGGCCCGCGCCCCCCGTCCAGGCCGCCTTCGGGGGCATCGCCCGAGGGCGCGCTGGGGCGGGAAGCCGGGCTCCCCGCCACCTCGGGGCCAGCCACCATCCTGAGAACCACTGAGGCCTGA
- the ZNF324 gene encoding zinc finger protein 324A isoform X3 — protein MAFEDVAVHFSQEEWGLLDTAQRALYRRVMLENFALLASLGLSVSRPRVVTQLECGNEPWVLSGADVTLAWDAQRRPHHGSPPLVEDGCVSGEAPFPGAFGDGSPLAPARVLPTAGACERGKIPEGRRSISPSRERRPTGVSVIYWERLRLGPGRGDASVSLRLTSSLRPPPGDKALAEHPTPSQPPRVSERRKPWAREAPGGAFSSAPGAPGARGMGPAWREPPGWAELSEALQPGPGLLSGEKPFECRACSKVFVKSSDLLKHLRTHTGERPYECTQCGKAFSQTSHLTQHQRIHSGETPYSCLACGQAFRHSSSLVRHQRIHTAEKAFRCAECGKAFSHRSNLSQHRKIHAGGRPYACARCGRSFCRNSHLIQHERTHTGEKPFACALCGAAFSQGSSLFKHRRVHTGEKPFACAQCGRAFSHSSNLRQHRLLHTGERPFRCADCGKAFAKGAVLLSHRRIHTGEKPFVCAHCGRAFRERPALFHHQRLHTGEKPARRPRAGPRPPSRPPSGASPEGALGREAGLPATSGPATILRTTEA, from the exons ATGGCCTTTGAGGATGTGGCCGTGCACTTCTCCCAGGAGGAGTGGGGGCTCCTGGATACAGCGCAGAGGGCTCTGTACCGCCGGGTGATGCTGGAGAACTTCGCCCTCCTGGCCTCGCTGG GCCTGTCTGTGTCCCGGCCCCGTGTGGTCACGCAGCTGGAGTGCGGCAACGAGCCCTGGGTTCTCAGTGGGGCGGACGTGACCTTGGCCTGGGATGCCCAGAGGAGGCCCCACCACG GCTCCCCTCCTCTGGTGGAGGACGGTTGTGTTTCTGGAGAAGCCCCATTCCCAGGGGCCTTCGGGGATGGCTCCCCTCTGGcgcctgccagggtcctccccACCGCGGGTGCCTGTGAGCGCGGGAAGATCCCGGAGGGTCGGCGCAGCATCTCCCCTTCCCGGGAGAGGAGACCCACCGGGGTGTCCGTGATCTACTGGGAGAGGCTCCGGCTGGGGCCGGGCAGGGGCGACGCCAGCGTGAGCCTCCGGCTGACCTCTTCTCTGCGGCCGCCACCTGGGGACAAGGCCCTCGCAGAGCACCCCACGCCCAGCCAGCCACCCCGGGTGTCAGAGCGGCGGAAGCCCTGGGCACGCGAGGCCCCCGGGGGAGCCTTCTCGAGTGCTCCCGGGGCTCCAGGAGCGCGAGGGATGGGCCCGGCCTGGCGCGAGCCTCCCGGCTGGGCCGAGCTGAGTGAGGCACTGCAGCCCGGGCCTGGCCTCCTCTCTGGGGAGAAGCCCTTCGAGTGCAGGGCGTGCAGCAAGGTGTTCGTGAAGAGCTCCGACCTGCTCAAGCACCTGCGCACACACACCGGGGAGCGGCCGTACGAGTGCACGCAGTGCGGCAAAGCCTTCAGCCAGACGTCGCACCTGACGCAGCACCAGCGCATCCACAGCGGGGAGACCCCCTACAGCTGCCTGGCTTGCGGGCAGGCCTTCCGGCACAGCTCGTCGCTGGTGCGGCACCAGCGCATCCACACGGCCGAGAAGGCCTTCCGATGCGCCGAGTGCGGCAAGGCCTTCAGCCACCGCTCCAACCTCAGCCAGCACCGCAAGATCCATGCGGGCGGCCGGCCCTACGCGTGCGCGCGCTGTGGACGCAGCTTCTGCCGCAACTCGCACCTCATCCAGCACGAGCGCACgcacacgggcgagaagccctTCGCCTGCGCGCTCTGTGGGGCTGCCTTCAGCCAGGGCTCGTCGCTCTTCAAGCACCGGCGCGTGCACACGGGCGAGAAACCCTTCGCCTGCGCGCAGTGCGGCCGCGCCTTCAGCCACAGCTCCAACCTGCGGCAGCACCGGCTGCTGCACACGGGCGAGCGGCCCTTCCGCTGCGCGGACTGCGGCAAGGCCTTCGCCAAGGGCGCCGTTCTGCTCAGCCACCGGCGCATCCACACGGGCGAGAAGCCGTTCGTGTGTGCGCACTGCGGACGCGCCTTCCGCGAGCGCCCGGCCCTCTTCCACCACCAGAGGCTCCACACCGGCGAGAAGCCGGCACGGCGGCCCCGGGCTGGCCCGCGCCCCCCGTCCAGGCCGCCTTCGGGGGCATCGCCCGAGGGCGCGCTGGGGCGGGAAGCCGGGCTCCCCGCCACCTCGGGGCCAGCCACCATCCTGAGAACCACTGAGGCCTGA
- the ZNF446 gene encoding zinc finger protein 446 isoform X3, with protein MGGSRKIPRTMPSPLGPPNLPSLDPEAIPENPETARQRFRGFCYQEVAGPRVALARLQFLCHQWLQPEAHSKEQILDLLVLEQFLGALPPEIQAWVRGQQPGSPEEAVVLVEDLQRDPGQLLGWITAHVLQQAVLPATQKTEELVGGVHPSGTVEPLRAASGEGPKDAQMEGNAQLSCSVKEEPDGYMQEIASSSPPPPAQSHKEHVEQQEPTSAPFQPPRLQEWGLLEPSQKELYWDAMLEKYGTVVSLAGLPHPLPESRAESQPEVLSTGSEGRRRLRPGDESEGRPGGPEAPPPPPPPRSKPYTCTQCGGAFDWKSVFVIHRRAHAGGPCTEKPPAGPPQRALPGPRGYACEECGHSFSWKSQLVIHRKGHAGQRRHLCADCGHSFDWKSQLVIHRKSHRPEAP; from the exons ATGG GtggctccaggaagattccccgcACAATGCCATCCCCACTGGGTCCCCCAAATCTGCCTTCTCTGGACCCGGAGGCCATCCCAGAGAATCCTGAGACGGCACGCCAGCGCTTCCGGGGCTTCTGTTACCAGGAGGTGGCTGGTCCCCGGGTGGCTCTGGCCCGGCTGCAGTTTCTGTGCCACCAGTGGTTACAGCCCGAGGCGCACTCCAAGGAGCAGATACTAGACCTGCTGGTGCTGGAGCAGTTCCTGGGGGCGCTGCCCCCTGAGATTCAGGCCTGGGTGCGGGGCCAGCAGCCAGGCAGCCCTGAGGAGGCGGTTGTCCTGGTCGAAGACCTGCAGCGTGACCCTGGGCAGCTGCTGGGTTGG ATTACAGCACATGTCCTACAGCAAGCTGTGCTCCCAGCCACGCAGAAGACAGAGGAGTTGGTGGGGGGTGTCCACCCctcagggacagtggagcccCTCAGGGCAGCCTCTGGGGAGGGGCCAAAGGATGCCCAGATGGAGGGCAATGCCCAGCTCAGCTGCAGCGTgaaggaggagcctgatggctacaTGCAGGAGATAG CATCCTccagccccccacctccagcccagtCCCACAAGGAGCACGTCGAACAACAGGAACCGACCTCCGCACCCTTCCAGCCACCCCGGCTTCAG GAGTGGGGGCTCCTGGAACCATCCCAGAAGGAGCTGTACTGGGACGCGATGCTGGAGAAGTACGGCACGGTGGTTTCCCTGG CAGGGTTGCCGCACCCCCTGCCTGAGTCCCGCGCGGAGTCTCAGCCGGAGGTGCTGAGCACCGGATCCGAGGGGCGGAGACGCCTCCGCCCGG GAGATGAGAGCGAGGGCCGGCCCGGTGGCCCCGAGGCCCCgccaccaccgccgccgccgAGGAGCAAGCCCTACACGTGCACTCAGTGCGGCGGCGCCTTCGACTGGAAGTCAGTGTTCGTCATCCACCGCCGCGCGCACGCCGGCGGCCCGTGCACGGAGAAGCCACCGGCCGGCCCGCCCCAACGCGCGCTCCCGGGCCCGCGCGGCTACGCCTGTGAGGAGTGCGGCCACAGCTTCAGCTGGAAGTCGCAGCTGGTCATCCACCGCAAGGGCCACGCCGGCCAGCGGCGCCACCTCTGTGCTGACTGCGGCCACAGCTTCGACTGGAAGTCCCAGCTGGTCATCCACCGCAAGAGTCACCGGCCCGAGGCCCCTTGA
- the ZNF446 gene encoding zinc finger protein 446 isoform X2: MPSPLGPPNLPSLDPEAIPENPETARQRFRGFCYQEVAGPRVALARLQFLCHQWLQPEAHSKEQILDLLVLEQFLGALPPEIQAWVRGQQPGSPEEAVVLVEDLQRDPGQLLGWITAHVLQQAVLPATQKTEELVGGVHPSGTVEPLRAASGEGPKDAQMEGNAQLSCSVKEEPDGYMQEIASSSPPPPAQSHKEHVEQQEPTSAPFQPPRLQEWGLLEPSQKELYWDAMLEKYGTVVSLGLPHPLPESRAESQPEVLSTGSEGRRRLRPGDESEGRPGGPEAPPPPPPPRSKPYTCTQCGGAFDWKSVFVIHRRAHAGGPCTEKPPAGPPQRALPGPRGYACEECGHSFSWKSQLVIHRKGHAGQRRHLCADCGHSFDWKSQLVIHRKSHRPEAP, translated from the exons ATGCCATCCCCACTGGGTCCCCCAAATCTGCCTTCTCTGGACCCGGAGGCCATCCCAGAGAATCCTGAGACGGCACGCCAGCGCTTCCGGGGCTTCTGTTACCAGGAGGTGGCTGGTCCCCGGGTGGCTCTGGCCCGGCTGCAGTTTCTGTGCCACCAGTGGTTACAGCCCGAGGCGCACTCCAAGGAGCAGATACTAGACCTGCTGGTGCTGGAGCAGTTCCTGGGGGCGCTGCCCCCTGAGATTCAGGCCTGGGTGCGGGGCCAGCAGCCAGGCAGCCCTGAGGAGGCGGTTGTCCTGGTCGAAGACCTGCAGCGTGACCCTGGGCAGCTGCTGGGTTGG ATTACAGCACATGTCCTACAGCAAGCTGTGCTCCCAGCCACGCAGAAGACAGAGGAGTTGGTGGGGGGTGTCCACCCctcagggacagtggagcccCTCAGGGCAGCCTCTGGGGAGGGGCCAAAGGATGCCCAGATGGAGGGCAATGCCCAGCTCAGCTGCAGCGTgaaggaggagcctgatggctacaTGCAGGAGATAG CATCCTccagccccccacctccagcccagtCCCACAAGGAGCACGTCGAACAACAGGAACCGACCTCCGCACCCTTCCAGCCACCCCGGCTTCAG GAGTGGGGGCTCCTGGAACCATCCCAGAAGGAGCTGTACTGGGACGCGATGCTGGAGAAGTACGGCACGGTGGTTTCCCTGG GGTTGCCGCACCCCCTGCCTGAGTCCCGCGCGGAGTCTCAGCCGGAGGTGCTGAGCACCGGATCCGAGGGGCGGAGACGCCTCCGCCCGG GAGATGAGAGCGAGGGCCGGCCCGGTGGCCCCGAGGCCCCgccaccaccgccgccgccgAGGAGCAAGCCCTACACGTGCACTCAGTGCGGCGGCGCCTTCGACTGGAAGTCAGTGTTCGTCATCCACCGCCGCGCGCACGCCGGCGGCCCGTGCACGGAGAAGCCACCGGCCGGCCCGCCCCAACGCGCGCTCCCGGGCCCGCGCGGCTACGCCTGTGAGGAGTGCGGCCACAGCTTCAGCTGGAAGTCGCAGCTGGTCATCCACCGCAAGGGCCACGCCGGCCAGCGGCGCCACCTCTGTGCTGACTGCGGCCACAGCTTCGACTGGAAGTCCCAGCTGGTCATCCACCGCAAGAGTCACCGGCCCGAGGCCCCTTGA
- the ZNF446 gene encoding zinc finger protein 446 isoform X1, which produces MPSPLGPPNLPSLDPEAIPENPETARQRFRGFCYQEVAGPRVALARLQFLCHQWLQPEAHSKEQILDLLVLEQFLGALPPEIQAWVRGQQPGSPEEAVVLVEDLQRDPGQLLGWITAHVLQQAVLPATQKTEELVGGVHPSGTVEPLRAASGEGPKDAQMEGNAQLSCSVKEEPDGYMQEIASSSPPPPAQSHKEHVEQQEPTSAPFQPPRLQEWGLLEPSQKELYWDAMLEKYGTVVSLAGLPHPLPESRAESQPEVLSTGSEGRRRLRPGDESEGRPGGPEAPPPPPPPRSKPYTCTQCGGAFDWKSVFVIHRRAHAGGPCTEKPPAGPPQRALPGPRGYACEECGHSFSWKSQLVIHRKGHAGQRRHLCADCGHSFDWKSQLVIHRKSHRPEAP; this is translated from the exons ATGCCATCCCCACTGGGTCCCCCAAATCTGCCTTCTCTGGACCCGGAGGCCATCCCAGAGAATCCTGAGACGGCACGCCAGCGCTTCCGGGGCTTCTGTTACCAGGAGGTGGCTGGTCCCCGGGTGGCTCTGGCCCGGCTGCAGTTTCTGTGCCACCAGTGGTTACAGCCCGAGGCGCACTCCAAGGAGCAGATACTAGACCTGCTGGTGCTGGAGCAGTTCCTGGGGGCGCTGCCCCCTGAGATTCAGGCCTGGGTGCGGGGCCAGCAGCCAGGCAGCCCTGAGGAGGCGGTTGTCCTGGTCGAAGACCTGCAGCGTGACCCTGGGCAGCTGCTGGGTTGG ATTACAGCACATGTCCTACAGCAAGCTGTGCTCCCAGCCACGCAGAAGACAGAGGAGTTGGTGGGGGGTGTCCACCCctcagggacagtggagcccCTCAGGGCAGCCTCTGGGGAGGGGCCAAAGGATGCCCAGATGGAGGGCAATGCCCAGCTCAGCTGCAGCGTgaaggaggagcctgatggctacaTGCAGGAGATAG CATCCTccagccccccacctccagcccagtCCCACAAGGAGCACGTCGAACAACAGGAACCGACCTCCGCACCCTTCCAGCCACCCCGGCTTCAG GAGTGGGGGCTCCTGGAACCATCCCAGAAGGAGCTGTACTGGGACGCGATGCTGGAGAAGTACGGCACGGTGGTTTCCCTGG CAGGGTTGCCGCACCCCCTGCCTGAGTCCCGCGCGGAGTCTCAGCCGGAGGTGCTGAGCACCGGATCCGAGGGGCGGAGACGCCTCCGCCCGG GAGATGAGAGCGAGGGCCGGCCCGGTGGCCCCGAGGCCCCgccaccaccgccgccgccgAGGAGCAAGCCCTACACGTGCACTCAGTGCGGCGGCGCCTTCGACTGGAAGTCAGTGTTCGTCATCCACCGCCGCGCGCACGCCGGCGGCCCGTGCACGGAGAAGCCACCGGCCGGCCCGCCCCAACGCGCGCTCCCGGGCCCGCGCGGCTACGCCTGTGAGGAGTGCGGCCACAGCTTCAGCTGGAAGTCGCAGCTGGTCATCCACCGCAAGGGCCACGCCGGCCAGCGGCGCCACCTCTGTGCTGACTGCGGCCACAGCTTCGACTGGAAGTCCCAGCTGGTCATCCACCGCAAGAGTCACCGGCCCGAGGCCCCTTGA